A region of Fusarium keratoplasticum isolate Fu6.1 chromosome 6, whole genome shotgun sequence DNA encodes the following proteins:
- a CDS encoding HpcH-HpaI domain-containing protein: protein MASNAPLGMAAYAAPSLFQPHRARDAIRDAHKKKIPPLLGYYAGLSAVPLTRLLAPMNFDCVWIDWEHTSCNVETMTTMVHEAIFMSQGRTIPWVRVPGHDHAAIGYALDAGASIVIPQVETVEQAKHVVSSAKYGTKQNGTRSAPPFRLLPYITDTPYDSTRDLHKCLNDQAAIMIQIETLEGINNLDAILTEVPDIDLVWLGSLDCRLSMNLPGNMGMGGDEQEWLDAREKFFSVLDKHDKPYSGFAFGAPPFGSPEALKKAAERMSMVIMSADVMHLMAMGQDLAQAREIVASPETNGETNGEKKENGVRVEKN from the exons ATGGCCTCAAACGCTCCCCTAGGCATGGCAGCCTACGCCGCCCCTTCTCTCTTCCAGCCTCACAGAGCCCGTGACGCTATTAGAGATGCtcacaagaagaagattcCTCCTCTGCTGGGTTACTACGCTGGTCTGAGTGCCGTTCCCCTGACCCGACTCCTGGCCCCCATGAACTTTGACTGTGTCTGGATCGACTGGGAGCACACATCTTGTAACGTGGAGACTATGACGACCATGGTCCACGAGGCCATCTTTATGAGCCAGGGCCGCACTATTCCCTGGGTTCGAGTTCCTGGCCATGACCACGCTGCCATTGGATACGCCCTGGATGCCGGTGCGAGCATCGTCATCCCTCAG gttgagacTGTGGAGCAAGCAAAGCATGTCGTCTCATCTGCCAAGTACGGTACCAAGCAGAACGGCACCCGATCAGCTCCCCCATTCAGACTGCTCCCTTATATCACTGATACTCCTTACGACTCAACACGTGACCTCCACAAGTGTCTCAACGACCAGGCTGCCATCATGATTCAGATCGAAACTCTTGAGG GTATCAACAACCTTGACGCTATTCTCACCGAGGTCCCTGACATCGACCTTGTGTGGCTTGGCTCCCTCGACTGCCGTTTGAGCATGAACCTCCCCggaaacatgggcatgggcggTGACGAGCAAGAGTGGTTGGACGCCCGCGAGAAgttcttctccgtcttggaCAAGCACGACAAGCCCTACTCCGGCTTTGCCTTTGGCGCCCCTCCATTCGGATCCCCCGAGGCTctgaagaaggccgccgagaGGATGAGCATGGTCATCATGTCTGCTGATGTGATGCACCTGATGGCCATGGGCCAGGACCTGGCTCAGGCTCGGGAGATTGTTGCCTCTCCTGAGACTAACGGAGAGACTaatggagagaagaaggagaatggAGTCCGAGTTGAGAAGAACTGA
- a CDS encoding OHCU-decarbox domain-containing protein codes for MSLPRPQDVREADETEQVKVLDLLFEPSPAIHSSLIPILKNAEYTSYSELIDACKSKLFSLATSSSSSNPDPALLSILGSHPRLGAKKVDSAQSAAEQANLQGEGEELAKLNKEYEEKFPGLRYVVFVNGRGRPEIMEDMRTRIARGDFAKEVDAALQAMCDIAKDRASKLGVKQ; via the exons ATGTCCCTCCCGCGGCCCCAAGACGTACGTGAAGCAGACGAGACGGAACAAGTCAAGGTCCTGGACCTCCTGTTCGAACCGAGCCCAGCCATTCACTCGAGTCTCATCCCTATTTTGAAGAATGCCGAGTATACATCTTATTCAGAACTCATCGACGCCTGCAAATCCAAGCTCTTCTCACTCGCCacatccagctcatcaagcaACCCTGATCCTGCTCTCCTATCCATCCTGGGATCACACCCACGGCTAGGGGCTAAGAAGGTGGACTCAGCACAATCAGCGGCAGAGCAGGCCAATCTTCAGGGTGAAGGCGAGGAATTGGCAAAGCTCAACAAGGAGTATGAAGAAAAGTTCCCTGGCCTGCGGTATGTCGTCTTTGTGAATGGTCGAGGGAGGCCCGAGATCATGGAGGACATGCGGACCAGGATTGCAAGAGGGGACTTTGCCAAGGAAGTTGACGCCGCGTTACAG GCCATGTGCGACATCGCCAAGGACAGAGCGTCCAAACTTGGCGTAAAACAGTAA
- a CDS encoding Pre-mRNA-processing factor 19: MLCGISGEAPQEPVVSKKSGVVYEKRLIEQYINEHGTEPDSGEALTAEDLLPIHSSRIVRPRPPTLTSIPALLATFQNEWDALALETYNLKEQLARTREELATALYQHDAAVRVIARLSRERDEARDALSKVTVTGAAADGDQMMVDSVEKLPEELVAKVDETHQTLSKGRKKRPVPEGWATADDISAFENATTHSLPVPEATALSVGGASAAIGGLKGQAVVYATNEDKVEVSIAVEEPVTDAVWAEDKIAFATGQGSVKVFQEGNQVASLSEHAGAATALSLHPSGTILASVGTDKSIVFYDLTSQKRVSRAYTDAALTSCAFHPDGHLFAAGTTSGDIKLFMTNTLEQAAVFSLGAPIQAIAFSENGYWFAATAKGQTMVTIFDLRKEGDAAVAKVLETGGPVQSLAWDYSGQFLATGGSSGVTVHQYTKSSKKWSEPLRNSTAAVAIRWGESAKQLVTVNGEGVVSILGAKE; this comes from the exons ATGCTTTGTGGAA TTTcaggagaagctcctcaGGAGCCCGTCGTGTCCAAGAAATCCG GTGTTGTTTACGAGAAGCGTCTTATCGAGCAGTACATCAACGAGCACGGCACCGAGCCCGACTCTGGCGAAGCGCTCACCGCGGAAGATCTCCTGCCCATCCACTCGTCGCGTATCGTCCGACCGCGTCCTCCCACCCTCACCTCCATCCCCGCCCTCCTCGCAACCTTCCAGAACGAATGGGACGCGCTCGCGCTAGAGACATATAACCTCAAGGAGCAGCTGGCGCGCACCCGGGAGGAGCTTGCCACAGCTCTGTACCAGCACGATGCCGCTGTTCGAGTTATTGCCCGACTGTCGAGGGAGCGAGACGAGGCCAGGGATGCGCTTAGCAAGGTGACTGTGACGGGCGCCGCTGCCGACGGTGATCAAATGATGGTGGACAGCGTGGAGAAGCTGCCAGAGGAGCTTGTTGCCAAGGTGGACGAGACTCATCAAAC ACTATCCAAGGGTCGCAAGAAGCGCCCTGTCCCCGAGGGCTGGGCTACCGCAGACGATATCTCCGCTTTTGAAAACGCGACCACACATTCTCTTCCAGTCCCCGAGGCCACTGCGCTCAGTGTTGGAGGTGCTAGCGCCGCTATTGGAGGTCTGAAGGGCCAGGCCGTCGTCTACGCCACCAACGAGGACAAGGTCGAGGTTTCGATTGCTGTGGAGGAGCCTGTGACGGACGCAGTATgggccgaggacaagattgCCTTTGCTACTGGTCAGGGAAGCGTCAAGGTGTTCCAGGAGGGTAACCAGGTGGCATCGCTGAGCGAGCATGCTGGTGCTGCGACAGCACTGAGCCTGCACCCCAGTGGTACCATCTTGGCGTCTGTCGGCACGGATAAGAGCATCGTGTTTTATGATTTGACTTCGCAGAAGCGTGTCAGCCGCGCTTACACCGATGCTG CTCTTACTTCGTGCGCATTTCATCCCGATGGCCACCTGTTCGCCGCTGGCACCACTTCTGGCGACATCAAGCTCTTCATGACCAACACTCTGGAGCAAGCCGCAGTCTTCAGCCTGGGTGCCCCCATCCAGGCCATCGCCTTCTCCGAGAACGGTTACTGGTTCGCGGCCACAGCTAAGGGCCAGACCATGGTGACCATCTTCGATCTACGAAAGGAGGGAGACGCCGCAGTGGCCAAGGTCCTCGAGACTGGCGGACCAGTCCAGTCCTTGGCCTGGGACTACAGCGGCCAGTTCCTCGCCACCGGTGGTTCTTCTGGAGTGACGGTTCACCAATACACCAAGTCCAGCAAGAAGTGGAGCGAGCCCCTGAGGAATTCCACCGCTGCCGTTGCTATCCGATGGGGAGAGTCCGCGAAGCAGCTGGTGACAGTCAATGGCGAGGGTGTGGTCAGCATACTTGGAGCGAAGGAATAG